In Trichocoleus desertorum ATA4-8-CV12, a single window of DNA contains:
- a CDS encoding DUF751 family protein produces MRDFLVNVSRYPTYFISIGLGVFLNAVRPLIPLFKNPATAIALTGIFVAGLVFLSLTLRAMLGLSPA; encoded by the coding sequence ATGAGAGACTTTTTGGTTAACGTATCTCGCTACCCCACCTACTTCATCAGCATTGGTTTAGGGGTTTTCCTCAATGCTGTCAGACCCTTAATTCCGCTCTTTAAGAATCCCGCCACCGCGATCGCCTTGACGGGTATCTTCGTCGCAGGCTTGGTCTTTCTCAGTCTGACGCTCCGGGCCATGCTAGGACTAAGCCCTGCATAA
- the rbfA gene encoding 30S ribosome-binding factor RbfA: MATSRRVSRVSELIKREVSQMLLSGIKDDRVGTGMVSVTDVDVSGDLQHAKVFVSIYGSDEARAETMAGLKSATGFVRSELGQRVRLRRTPEVIFVEDRSIERGTRVLSLINQLSQDRKPDDAAAEIDQDADDWEKDLVGAEDEDDEE; encoded by the coding sequence ATGGCTACTAGTCGTCGCGTCTCTCGCGTTTCAGAATTAATCAAACGAGAAGTCAGCCAAATGCTCCTCTCTGGCATCAAAGATGACCGAGTGGGTACGGGCATGGTTAGCGTCACCGATGTTGATGTGTCGGGCGACTTGCAGCATGCCAAGGTTTTCGTCAGCATTTATGGTAGCGACGAAGCGAGAGCAGAGACAATGGCGGGGCTAAAGTCAGCGACAGGCTTTGTGCGTAGTGAACTAGGGCAGCGAGTTCGGCTCCGGCGTACGCCAGAAGTGATTTTTGTTGAAGATCGCTCGATTGAACGCGGGACGAGAGTTCTTTCTCTGATCAACCAACTGAGCCAAGACCGCAAACCCGACGATGCAGCCGCAGAAATTGACCAGGACGCTGACGATTGGGAAAAAGATCTGGTTGGAGCGGAAGACGAAGATGATGAGGAATAA